One window of Bacteroides sp. AN502(2024) genomic DNA carries:
- a CDS encoding rRNA cytosine-C5-methyltransferase: MELPASFIDYTCALLGDEEYDKLAVALQQEPPVSIRLNQLKINHSLSDKVPWSSEGFYLEERLTFTFDPLFHAGCYYVQEASSMFVEQVLRQYVTGPVKMLDLCAAPGGKSTHARSVLPEGSLLVANEVIRNRSQILAENLTKWGHPDVVVTNNDPADFSALPSFFDVVLADVPCSGEGMFRKDPVAVEEWSPENVEICWQRQRRIIANIWDTLKPEGILIYSTCTFNTKEDEENARWIQQEYGGEPLTVQVQEDWNITGNLLSDKRDHSKSSIPVYHFFPHKTKGEGFFLVAFRKPKTEEEIPGSSSAKEKAFKKKDKKGAATSSPVSKEHLNMAKSWLNDENLDKYILLAEGTNIRAFSQYYISELTMMKQSLKIVSAGIEIGEVKGKDLIPGHALAMCTSLLCREAFVTEEINYEQAITYLRKEAIALSATAPRGYVLLTYRHIPLGFVKNIGNRANNLYPQEWRIRSGYLPENIRILSEDVTD; this comes from the coding sequence ATGGAATTACCTGCTTCTTTTATAGACTACACCTGCGCTCTATTGGGCGATGAAGAATACGACAAACTGGCCGTTGCCCTCCAGCAGGAACCACCGGTTAGCATCCGGTTGAATCAATTGAAAATCAATCATTCGTTATCGGATAAGGTCCCTTGGTCTTCTGAAGGATTCTATTTGGAGGAGCGTCTCACTTTTACGTTCGATCCTTTATTTCATGCAGGCTGCTATTATGTTCAGGAAGCTTCTTCCATGTTTGTGGAGCAGGTACTCCGGCAATATGTCACCGGACCGGTGAAGATGTTGGATCTTTGTGCGGCTCCCGGTGGAAAATCGACTCATGCCCGTAGTGTACTTCCCGAAGGGAGCCTATTGGTAGCCAATGAGGTAATTCGGAATCGTTCGCAGATCCTTGCTGAAAATCTGACGAAGTGGGGACATCCGGATGTGGTAGTGACCAATAATGATCCGGCAGACTTTTCGGCTTTACCCTCTTTCTTTGATGTGGTTCTTGCAGATGTTCCCTGCTCCGGTGAAGGTATGTTCCGTAAAGATCCGGTAGCTGTGGAAGAGTGGAGTCCCGAGAATGTGGAAATCTGTTGGCAGCGTCAGCGGCGGATTATTGCGAATATTTGGGATACGCTGAAGCCAGAAGGCATTCTTATATATAGTACGTGTACATTTAATACGAAAGAGGATGAGGAGAATGCACGTTGGATTCAACAAGAGTATGGGGGCGAACCGTTAACTGTCCAGGTGCAGGAGGACTGGAATATAACAGGAAATCTTTTGTCGGATAAAAGGGATCATTCCAAGTCTTCTATTCCCGTCTATCATTTTTTCCCTCATAAGACGAAAGGTGAAGGTTTTTTTCTGGTGGCTTTTCGTAAGCCAAAGACAGAAGAAGAGATCCCGGGATCCTCTTCCGCGAAAGAGAAAGCTTTCAAGAAGAAAGATAAGAAAGGGGCAGCAACATCTTCTCCTGTATCGAAAGAACATCTGAATATGGCCAAAAGCTGGTTGAATGATGAAAATTTGGACAAGTATATTTTATTGGCGGAAGGAACAAATATCCGGGCTTTTTCACAGTACTATATTAGTGAGTTGACGATGATGAAACAAAGCCTGAAAATCGTGTCGGCAGGGATTGAGATAGGCGAAGTGAAAGGAAAGGATTTGATCCCTGGTCATGCGTTGGCGATGTGTACCTCGCTTTTGTGTCGGGAAGCATTTGTCACGGAAGAAATAAATTATGAACAGGCTATCACTTATTTACGGAAAGAGGCCATTGCCTTATCGGCAACAGCCCCTCGTGGGTATGTTTTGCTTACTTATCGGCATATTCCTCTCGGATTTGTGAAGAATATCGGTAATCGTGCCAATAATCTTTATCCGCAAGAATGGCGCATCCGTAGTGGATACTTGCCGGAAAATATACGCATCTTATCAGAAGACGTTACTGATTAA
- a CDS encoding TolC family protein yields MKQIMIISTALLFLTLSGVQAQNGIDRVLKNIEINNRELQANQQLITSQKLETQTDNNLPDPTLSYAHLWGAKDKNETIGELVVSQSFDFPSLYATRNKLNRLKAGAFDSQADVFRQEKLLQAKELCLDIIMLRQQKHILEERLRNAEELAKMYAKRLQTGDANILETNKINLELLNIKTEASLNETALRNKQQELNTLNGNIPVVFEEDQYPTVPFPSDYQMLKSEVMATDRTLMALGNESLVARKQIAVNKSQWLPKLELGYRRNTETGVPFNGVVVGFSFPLFENRNKVKIAKAQALNIDLQKDNATLQVESELAQLYREAKALQTSMEEYNKTFQSQQDLALLKQALTGGQISMIEYFVEVSVIYQSHQNYLQLENQYQKAMARIYKNRL; encoded by the coding sequence ATGAAACAAATCATGATCATAAGCACTGCACTTCTGTTCTTAACCTTAAGCGGGGTGCAAGCCCAAAACGGAATTGACCGGGTATTGAAAAATATCGAAATAAACAATAGGGAGCTACAGGCAAACCAGCAACTGATTACTTCGCAGAAGCTGGAAACCCAGACGGATAATAACTTGCCTGATCCTACTCTTTCTTACGCGCATCTATGGGGAGCGAAAGATAAAAACGAAACAATCGGTGAACTGGTTGTTTCACAAAGCTTCGATTTCCCCAGTTTATACGCTACACGTAACAAGTTGAACCGTCTGAAAGCAGGAGCTTTTGACAGTCAGGCGGATGTTTTTCGTCAGGAGAAACTGTTACAGGCAAAAGAACTCTGTCTGGATATTATTATGCTCCGTCAACAAAAGCATATTTTGGAAGAACGTCTCCGGAATGCGGAAGAGCTGGCTAAAATGTATGCCAAGCGTCTCCAAACTGGAGATGCAAATATCCTCGAAACCAATAAAATCAATTTGGAACTGCTGAATATTAAAACAGAAGCATCTCTGAACGAAACAGCGCTCCGCAATAAACAGCAAGAATTGAATACGCTGAATGGTAATATTCCGGTGGTTTTCGAGGAGGACCAATACCCAACAGTGCCTTTTCCAAGCGATTATCAAATGTTGAAATCGGAAGTCATGGCAACAGACCGCACTCTAATGGCACTTGGTAACGAGAGTCTCGTTGCCCGCAAACAAATTGCTGTCAATAAATCCCAGTGGCTGCCGAAACTGGAACTCGGCTACCGTCGGAATACGGAAACGGGTGTGCCTTTCAACGGTGTAGTGGTCGGCTTCTCCTTCCCGCTTTTCGAAAATCGGAATAAGGTGAAAATCGCTAAAGCGCAGGCACTCAACATCGACTTGCAAAAGGATAATGCTACCCTGCAGGTGGAATCTGAATTGGCACAACTTTACCGGGAAGCTAAAGCATTACAAACTTCGATGGAAGAATACAACAAGACTTTCCAATCACAACAAGACTTGGCATTGCTGAAACAGGCTCTGACGGGCGGACAAATCAGCATGATTGAGTATTTTGTCGAAGTATCCGTGATTTATCAAAGCCACCAGAATTATCTGCAACTGGAAAATCAGTACCAAAAGGCGATGGCACGGATTTACAAAAACAGGCTATAA
- a CDS encoding efflux RND transporter permease subunit, protein MLNKIIYYSLHNRLVVVCAAILLLIAGTYTAMHTEVDVFPDLNAPTVVIMTEANGMAAEEVEQLVTFPVETAVNGATGVRRVRSSSTNGFSVVWVEFDWGTDIYLARQIVSEKLAVVSESLPVNVGKPTLGPQSSILGEMLIVGLTADSTSMLDLRTIADWTIRPRLLSTGGVAQVAVLGGDIKEYQIQLDPERMRHYGISMEEVMAVTQDMNLNANGGVLYEFGNEYIVRGVLSTSKTEQLGKAVVKMVNNFPVTLEDIADVTIGPKAPKLGTASERGKSAVLMTITKQPATSTLELTDKLEASLKDLQKNLPPDVKVSTDIFRQSRFIESSIGNVKKSLFEGGIFVVIVLFLFLVNVRTTLISLVTLPISLLVSILTLHYMGLTINTMSLGGMAIAIGSLVDDAIVDVENVYKRLRENRLKAEAERLSTLEVVFNASKEVRMPILNSTLIIVVSFVPLFFLSGMEGRMMVPLGVAFIVALFASTIVALTLTPVLCSYLLGSNKTNKKLKEAPVARWVKGIYEKALTWVLAHKRVTLGSTIGLFVVALGVFFTLGRSFLPSFNEGSFTINISSLPGISLEESNKMGQRAEELLMTIPEIQTVARKTGRAELDEHALGINVSEIEAPFELKDRSRSELVADVREKLGTITGANIEIGQPISHRIDAMLSGTKANIAIKLFGNDLNKMFSLGNQIKGAISDIPGVADLNVEQQIERPQLKIQPKREMLAKFGITLPEFSEFVNVALAGKVVSQVYEQGKNFDLIVKVKDDTRDETEKIRNLMVDTNDGRKVPLNYVAEVVSAMGPNTINRENVKRKIVISANVADRDLRSVVNDIQERIDTSVQLPEGYHIEYGGQFESEQAASRTLALTSFISIVVIFLLLYNEFRSVKESGVILLNLPLALIGGVFALVITTGEISIPAIIGFISLFGIATRNGMLLISHYNHLQQVEGLNVYDSVIQGSLDRLNPILMTALSSALALIPLAIAGDLPGNEIQSPMAKVILGGLLTSTFLNGFIIPIVYLMMHRKKIKKVCNK, encoded by the coding sequence ATGCTTAATAAAATTATATATTACTCCCTGCACAACCGATTGGTTGTCGTTTGTGCGGCCATCCTCCTGCTTATTGCGGGAACGTATACCGCCATGCACACGGAAGTAGACGTATTCCCAGACCTAAATGCACCAACAGTAGTCATCATGACCGAAGCGAACGGTATGGCTGCGGAAGAAGTCGAACAGCTCGTCACCTTTCCTGTTGAAACTGCTGTAAACGGAGCCACGGGGGTGCGTCGTGTCCGCTCTTCTTCTACCAACGGATTTTCCGTTGTCTGGGTAGAATTTGATTGGGGAACGGATATTTATCTCGCTCGCCAGATTGTTAGTGAGAAATTAGCGGTGGTCAGCGAATCACTGCCGGTCAATGTCGGCAAACCGACTCTAGGCCCGCAATCTTCTATCTTGGGCGAAATGCTCATCGTTGGTTTGACTGCCGACTCCACTTCTATGCTCGATCTTCGCACGATTGCGGACTGGACCATTCGTCCACGCCTGTTGTCTACCGGAGGAGTGGCACAAGTAGCCGTGCTCGGAGGAGATATCAAAGAATATCAGATACAGCTAGATCCCGAACGGATGCGTCATTACGGCATCTCGATGGAAGAAGTGATGGCGGTGACACAGGATATGAACCTGAACGCAAACGGAGGCGTACTCTATGAATTTGGAAATGAATACATTGTACGCGGTGTACTTTCCACTTCGAAAACAGAGCAACTTGGCAAAGCGGTAGTGAAAATGGTGAACAACTTCCCTGTTACACTGGAAGATATTGCAGACGTGACCATCGGACCGAAAGCTCCCAAGCTGGGAACCGCTTCAGAACGTGGCAAATCTGCCGTCCTGATGACTATTACCAAGCAACCGGCTACCAGTACACTGGAGCTGACGGACAAACTGGAAGCATCTCTGAAAGATCTCCAAAAAAATCTACCACCGGACGTAAAGGTTTCAACGGACATATTCCGTCAAAGCCGCTTTATCGAAAGTTCCATCGGTAATGTAAAGAAATCACTCTTTGAAGGAGGTATTTTCGTTGTCATCGTGCTTTTCCTGTTCCTGGTAAATGTGCGTACTACACTGATTTCATTAGTGACACTACCTATTTCCCTGCTCGTTTCGATCCTGACCTTACACTACATGGGGCTGACTATCAATACCATGAGCCTCGGAGGTATGGCGATAGCTATCGGTTCATTAGTAGACGATGCCATCGTTGATGTGGAAAATGTATATAAACGACTGCGGGAGAATCGCTTGAAAGCGGAAGCAGAAAGACTAAGTACGCTCGAAGTGGTATTCAATGCGTCAAAAGAAGTGCGCATGCCTATCCTTAATTCAACATTGATTATCGTGGTCAGCTTTGTTCCGTTATTTTTCTTAAGCGGCATGGAAGGCAGAATGATGGTTCCGCTAGGTGTTGCTTTTATCGTGGCATTGTTTGCGTCTACCATAGTTGCCCTGACACTGACTCCGGTACTCTGCTCTTATCTATTAGGAAGCAACAAGACGAACAAGAAACTGAAAGAAGCTCCCGTTGCCCGCTGGGTGAAAGGGATTTATGAAAAAGCATTGACATGGGTACTGGCACATAAACGTGTGACTCTCGGAAGTACAATCGGACTTTTTGTAGTTGCGCTCGGAGTGTTTTTCACACTCGGACGTAGTTTTCTCCCTTCGTTCAATGAAGGATCGTTCACGATCAATATCAGTTCTCTACCGGGAATTTCGCTGGAAGAAAGCAATAAAATGGGACAGCGTGCCGAAGAATTATTGATGACGATTCCCGAAATACAAACGGTAGCCCGGAAAACGGGACGCGCCGAATTGGATGAACATGCACTGGGAATCAATGTTTCTGAAATAGAGGCTCCGTTCGAATTGAAAGACCGATCGCGCAGTGAACTGGTAGCTGATGTACGTGAAAAATTAGGCACGATCACCGGAGCAAACATAGAAATCGGACAACCGATCAGCCACCGTATCGACGCAATGCTATCGGGAACGAAAGCGAATATCGCTATCAAGTTATTCGGAAATGACCTGAATAAGATGTTTTCACTCGGTAATCAAATCAAAGGAGCTATCAGTGATATTCCCGGTGTTGCCGACCTGAACGTGGAACAACAGATTGAACGTCCACAGCTGAAAATACAGCCTAAACGGGAAATGCTGGCTAAGTTCGGTATTACCCTGCCGGAATTTTCGGAATTTGTGAATGTGGCTTTGGCCGGGAAGGTGGTCTCACAGGTGTATGAACAGGGTAAAAATTTTGACCTGATCGTAAAAGTGAAGGATGATACCCGAGATGAAACAGAAAAAATCCGTAACCTGATGGTAGATACGAACGATGGCCGCAAAGTTCCATTGAACTATGTGGCGGAAGTAGTATCGGCCATGGGTCCGAATACGATCAATCGCGAAAATGTAAAACGTAAAATTGTCATTTCCGCCAATGTGGCCGACCGTGATTTGCGCAGTGTCGTAAATGATATTCAGGAACGTATCGACACATCGGTTCAATTGCCCGAAGGTTATCACATCGAGTATGGTGGACAGTTTGAAAGTGAGCAGGCTGCCAGCCGGACGTTGGCACTGACTTCGTTTATCAGTATTGTAGTCATTTTCCTGTTGCTGTATAATGAGTTCCGCAGCGTGAAAGAATCCGGTGTTATCTTGCTGAATCTTCCGCTGGCACTAATCGGTGGTGTCTTTGCCTTGGTGATTACAACAGGAGAAATCAGCATTCCGGCTATCATTGGTTTCATCTCTTTATTCGGTATTGCGACCCGTAACGGTATGCTGTTAATCAGTCATTACAACCATTTGCAACAGGTAGAGGGTTTGAACGTGTACGACAGTGTGATTCAGGGCTCCCTTGACCGTCTGAATCCGATTCTAATGACGGCATTGTCTTCTGCACTGGCACTGATTCCATTAGCAATTGCCGGTGATTTGCCCGGCAACGAAATCCAGAGTCCGATGGCTAAAGTAATTTTAGGAGGATTATTAACGTCTACTTTTTTGAACGGTTTCATAATCCCGATCGTTTATCTGATGATGCACCGGAAAAAAATCAAAAAAGTTTGTAACAAATAA